From a single Methylacidiphilum kamchatkense Kam1 genomic region:
- the efp gene encoding elongation factor P: MFVNASDIGKGQAIRHNGAICLVLDTMHRTPGNLRAFVQMTLRNLKTGKSFVERFGSQDKVELLSLVRRRCEYSYREGNSFVFMDPETYETFSVPEEMVGKAKDFLKENQPVDLLFADDTLAAIELPQSVVLKVVEAPEGVKGDSATNVMKPAILETGLCIQVPLFIKEGELVKVSTTDGKYLSRA; this comes from the coding sequence ATGTTTGTGAATGCGAGTGACATCGGAAAAGGTCAAGCGATACGGCATAACGGAGCTATTTGTCTTGTTTTAGATACAATGCATAGAACCCCAGGTAATTTAAGAGCTTTTGTACAGATGACTTTGAGAAATTTGAAAACGGGGAAGTCTTTTGTTGAAAGATTTGGCTCTCAAGACAAAGTGGAGTTGCTCTCTTTAGTCCGAAGGCGTTGCGAGTATAGTTATAGAGAAGGCAATAGTTTTGTTTTTATGGATCCTGAAACTTATGAGACCTTTTCTGTTCCGGAGGAGATGGTAGGAAAAGCCAAGGATTTTTTAAAGGAGAATCAACCTGTTGATCTGCTGTTTGCTGATGATACGTTAGCTGCTATAGAACTGCCCCAAAGTGTGGTGTTGAAAGTCGTGGAAGCTCCAGAAGGAGTGAAGGGTGATTCTGCAACTAATGTGATGAAGCCAGCTATCCTTGAAACGGGGTTATGTATTCAGGTTCCGCTTTTTATTAAGGAAGGAGAATTGGTAAAAGTAAGCACTACTGATGGAAAGTATTTGAGCCGGGCGTAA
- a CDS encoding MBL fold metallo-hydrolase, whose amino-acid sequence MGKGLVEDLDWTDLWNEILLKAQKGQELTDTELARKAGVKIEDLRKLKNGVLNEKALFLVAQALSLSGEILLSMATGKCNPQPLSLPFFLKKISIEETPEKKSYLLIDKKTNKTFLIDPPNKQLIENYVNDREYGLDHVFLFSLEQIQELADVLKSFSLACSAPSKEGQLVRKEEWFGSFKVELIPLIDKIFYFVHPPESPPLVFVGKYFISGSISYEETGYYKTLELIRSTLFGFPDETIICPRIGPLSTVGFEKGHNPFFPEYQIYSSFQLLTEI is encoded by the coding sequence ATGGGAAAAGGTCTTGTTGAAGATTTGGATTGGACAGATCTGTGGAATGAGATTTTGCTCAAAGCTCAAAAAGGTCAAGAATTGACCGATACGGAGCTGGCACGAAAAGCAGGAGTCAAAATAGAGGATTTAAGAAAACTGAAAAATGGGGTGCTTAATGAAAAGGCTCTTTTTTTAGTTGCTCAGGCTCTTTCCTTGAGTGGTGAAATTTTGCTATCAATGGCTACTGGAAAATGTAATCCTCAACCGTTGTCTCTTCCCTTCTTTTTAAAAAAAATATCGATAGAAGAGACACCTGAAAAAAAATCTTATCTATTAATAGACAAGAAAACTAACAAAACATTCTTGATAGATCCTCCAAATAAGCAATTGATCGAAAATTATGTCAATGATAGGGAGTATGGACTGGATCATGTCTTTCTTTTTTCTTTGGAACAAATTCAGGAATTAGCCGATGTTCTAAAAAGTTTTTCCTTGGCTTGTTCAGCTCCTTCTAAAGAGGGGCAATTAGTAAGGAAAGAGGAATGGTTTGGATCGTTCAAAGTGGAGCTTATTCCTTTAATCGATAAAATATTTTACTTTGTCCATCCTCCTGAATCTCCTCCATTGGTTTTTGTCGGAAAATATTTTATTTCTGGATCTATTTCCTATGAAGAAACCGGTTATTATAAGACTCTTGAACTGATTCGATCTACGCTGTTTGGATTTCCGGATGAAACCATCATTTGTCCAAGGATTGGCCCCCTATCAACCGTGGGCTTTGAAAAAGGACATAACCCTTTTTTTCCTGAATACCAGATTTATTCTTCTTTTCAACTGCTTACCGAAATTTAA
- the mgtA gene encoding magnesium-translocating P-type ATPase, with protein MRNTRKDKKLIEKRNWRAIFFELFLGKVRLGERKKEAFLKEKEASIFERLKKASQVPLSDLYAELKTRPEGLTEKEVEERLEKYGYNEIKQEEIPSWFIMLLQSYFNPFALLLTFLALVAGSVGEKESVLIMMIMVVVSVVLRFSQEFQSSRAAERLKAMVRTTASVKRLWNKEQDQETSIVPSLESSQVREVPISQIVPGDILQLSAGDMIPADVRLIFTRDLFVSQGVLTGESMPVEKYDTVYPASFNEQKRTDPFSLPNIAYLGTNVISGTATAVVLATGENTYFGAFSKSLRGYRTMTSFDVGVNRISWLLLQVIGTLIPVIFLINGFTKGSWMDAFLFSLAVGVGLTPTMLPVIVSGCLARGALLLSKNKVVTKRLNAIQNIGAMDILCTDKTGTLTHNKIILEKYLDPEGNENEEVLKYAYINSYYQSGLRNLLDQAVLDKKEEGKKFIFHYTKVDEIPFDFTRRRMSVVAREITTGKDLLITKGAVEEMIAICGSLLKDGKVIELTPDIKKKALALRDDLNSDGLRVLAVAFRELPLEMNRPVSVNDEQGMTLCGFIAFLDPPKHDAEDAVRALKNYGVEVKIITGDNELVTRRICDWIGLEVRGVMRGSEIENLTDDELITAAEKANIFVKMSPLQKARVIRALRTGGHIVGFLGDGINDAQALREADVGISVDTAVDIAKESADIILLEKSLIVLEQAVIEGRVMFGNMVKYIKMAVSSNFGNVLSILGSGILLPFLPMSPLQILILNLIYDLSQTLIPWDRMDEDFIAKPRKWEAEGILRFMFIIGPISSVFDYVTYGVMWFVFGANSIENQSLFHTGWFVESLLSQSLIVHMIRTRKIPFIQSIATKPLVLATAVVIVIGHLIPYSFFGEAAGLVPLPFSYYLWLWGILLTYCITVQTVKNWYIKRFHGEWL; from the coding sequence ATGAGAAATACAAGGAAAGACAAAAAGCTTATCGAAAAAAGGAATTGGAGAGCTATTTTCTTTGAGCTCTTTCTTGGGAAGGTACGCCTTGGAGAAAGGAAAAAAGAAGCTTTTCTGAAAGAAAAGGAAGCAAGCATATTTGAAAGGCTCAAGAAAGCAAGCCAGGTACCTCTTTCCGATCTCTATGCTGAATTAAAGACGCGTCCAGAAGGCCTCACTGAGAAGGAAGTTGAAGAACGACTAGAAAAATACGGCTATAACGAGATCAAACAAGAAGAAATACCTAGTTGGTTCATTATGCTTCTGCAAAGTTATTTTAATCCTTTTGCTCTTCTTTTGACTTTTCTTGCTTTGGTTGCAGGATCGGTGGGAGAAAAAGAAAGCGTCCTTATCATGATGATTATGGTCGTGGTGAGTGTGGTATTACGATTTAGTCAAGAGTTTCAGTCAAGCAGAGCTGCCGAAAGACTCAAAGCCATGGTAAGGACAACTGCATCGGTAAAGAGGCTATGGAATAAGGAACAAGATCAAGAAACATCGATAGTCCCTAGCCTCGAGTCAAGCCAAGTAAGAGAGGTGCCCATTAGCCAGATTGTTCCAGGGGACATTCTCCAATTGTCTGCAGGAGATATGATCCCTGCCGATGTTCGACTGATTTTTACAAGAGATCTTTTTGTTAGCCAGGGAGTTCTCACAGGCGAATCCATGCCTGTAGAAAAATATGACACGGTTTATCCTGCTTCTTTCAATGAACAAAAAAGAACAGATCCCTTTTCTCTACCTAATATTGCCTATCTGGGTACAAATGTTATTAGCGGAACGGCGACGGCCGTAGTCTTAGCAACAGGTGAAAATACCTATTTTGGTGCCTTTTCGAAAAGTCTCAGGGGTTATAGGACAATGACCAGTTTTGATGTTGGGGTAAACCGGATCAGCTGGTTACTGCTTCAGGTCATTGGAACATTAATACCGGTGATTTTTCTCATCAATGGCTTTACCAAAGGCAGTTGGATGGATGCCTTCCTTTTTTCTCTGGCAGTTGGTGTTGGTCTCACGCCAACAATGCTACCGGTGATCGTTAGCGGTTGTCTGGCTAGAGGTGCCCTTTTACTTTCAAAAAATAAAGTCGTCACGAAAAGACTGAATGCGATTCAGAATATAGGAGCGATGGATATCCTTTGTACGGATAAAACAGGAACTTTAACCCATAATAAGATAATTTTGGAAAAATATCTTGATCCGGAAGGTAACGAGAACGAAGAGGTTCTGAAATATGCGTATATCAATAGTTATTATCAAAGCGGTTTACGTAATCTTCTTGACCAGGCCGTTTTGGATAAAAAGGAAGAAGGTAAAAAATTCATATTTCACTATACAAAAGTTGACGAGATCCCTTTTGATTTTACAAGGCGCCGAATGTCTGTAGTGGCAAGGGAAATTACGACAGGAAAAGATCTTTTGATAACGAAGGGAGCCGTTGAGGAAATGATTGCTATCTGTGGGAGCCTATTAAAGGATGGAAAAGTAATAGAATTAACTCCAGACATTAAGAAGAAGGCTCTAGCTCTTCGGGATGATTTAAATAGTGATGGATTAAGAGTTCTTGCGGTTGCTTTTAGGGAGTTGCCTCTTGAAATGAATAGACCTGTTTCAGTGAACGATGAACAGGGGATGACCCTTTGCGGTTTTATTGCTTTTCTGGATCCTCCAAAGCATGATGCTGAAGATGCTGTGCGGGCACTGAAGAACTATGGAGTGGAAGTTAAAATTATTACTGGAGACAATGAATTAGTGACACGAAGGATCTGCGATTGGATTGGATTGGAAGTCAGAGGAGTCATGCGTGGCTCTGAAATAGAAAACTTAACCGATGATGAATTGATTACAGCAGCTGAAAAAGCAAATATTTTTGTCAAAATGTCCCCTCTACAGAAAGCACGGGTGATTCGAGCCTTAAGGACTGGGGGACATATTGTTGGATTTTTAGGGGATGGGATCAATGATGCTCAAGCTTTGAGAGAAGCAGATGTGGGAATATCTGTGGATACGGCTGTTGATATAGCTAAGGAGTCGGCTGACATCATTCTTTTAGAAAAAAGCCTGATCGTTTTAGAACAAGCCGTTATTGAAGGCAGGGTAATGTTTGGCAATATGGTGAAGTACATAAAAATGGCTGTGAGTTCTAATTTTGGTAATGTATTGAGTATCCTAGGCTCAGGAATTTTACTCCCTTTTTTACCCATGAGTCCCCTTCAAATCTTAATTCTTAATTTGATTTATGATCTTTCGCAAACATTGATTCCTTGGGATAGAATGGACGAGGACTTTATTGCCAAGCCTAGGAAATGGGAGGCTGAGGGGATTCTTAGGTTTATGTTCATCATTGGACCGATTAGTTCAGTTTTTGATTATGTAACCTATGGAGTCATGTGGTTTGTTTTTGGAGCAAATTCCATCGAAAATCAAAGTCTGTTTCATACCGGTTGGTTTGTTGAATCTTTACTCTCACAAAGCTTGATCGTTCATATGATAAGAACGAGAAAAATTCCGTTTATCCAAAGTATTGCCACAAAACCGCTGGTTTTGGCTACTGCTGTCGTCATTGTCATTGGTCATTTAATACCATATAGTTTTTTTGGAGAAGCAGCGGGACTTGTTCCATTACCTTTTAGTTATTATCTATGGCTTTGGGGTATATTACTTACCTACTGCATTACTGTACAGACAGTCAAAAATTGGTATATAAAGAGATTTCATGGAGAATGGCTCTGA
- the tnpA gene encoding IS200/IS605 family transposase, which yields MSDTLQTGKTRWTHYQIAYHFVWIPKYRRKVLTGKVESACKRFIAECCVQHGFTLLAMEMDIDHVHCFVSAPPRWAPATIVGLLKGYTSRKLREQFPWLKKACGREQLWTQAYYVGTAGSVSAEVIRRYIHECQGK from the coding sequence ATGAGCGATACATTGCAAACCGGAAAAACCAGATGGACGCACTATCAAATTGCGTACCACTTCGTATGGATTCCGAAGTATCGTCGGAAAGTGCTCACCGGCAAGGTGGAGAGCGCCTGCAAGAGATTCATCGCGGAGTGTTGCGTCCAACACGGATTTACACTTCTGGCCATGGAAATGGACATCGACCATGTGCATTGCTTCGTATCCGCGCCGCCTCGATGGGCGCCAGCCACCATCGTGGGCCTGCTGAAAGGCTATACGTCGAGGAAGTTGCGTGAGCAATTTCCCTGGCTCAAAAAGGCATGCGGACGAGAGCAGCTTTGGACGCAGGCGTACTATGTGGGTACGGCGGGAAGCGTGTCAGCAGAGGTTATCCGACGATACATACATGAATGCCAAGGTAAATAG
- a CDS encoding pyridoxal phosphate-dependent aminotransferase — protein sequence MKKHPVINSTEKIVPFDFRTKLPIAKHLSSIGKSSIRDFFELVQNQTDVISLGIGEPDFDTPWMIREAAIYSLEKGETGYTSNLGLIELRKLIAQYVSKLIGVDYNPYEEILVTVGVSEGLDCALRAIIDPFDEVIIHQPSYVSYVPLVVLAYGVPVIVETLEKDGFQLDPVAVEKKITPKTKAIILNFPTNPTGSIENEEKLQAIAQLACKHNLYVISDEIYAELMYEGTHRSIVALDRMKERSLFLHGFSKAFSMTGFRIGYACGPKEWIEAMMKIHQYSILCASSIAQQAAIEALLHGKKDMEQMVEEYRLRRNFLWKHLSSLGLVGNLPKGTFYYFPSIRHFGLSSKEFCYRLLQEGGVALVPGSAFGQGGEGYVRCSFATRFEDLEIAVRRIESWLKKIEKEGKKQ from the coding sequence ATGAAAAAACATCCCGTTATCAATTCTACCGAAAAAATAGTGCCTTTTGATTTTCGGACTAAGCTACCAATAGCCAAACATCTTTCCTCAATTGGAAAATCGTCAATCAGGGATTTTTTCGAACTTGTCCAGAACCAAACGGATGTGATTTCCTTAGGGATTGGTGAACCGGACTTTGATACTCCCTGGATGATTAGAGAAGCAGCCATTTATTCCCTTGAAAAGGGAGAGACAGGCTACACATCTAATCTTGGCCTTATAGAACTCCGAAAATTAATAGCCCAATATGTATCGAAACTAATCGGTGTCGACTACAACCCCTATGAAGAGATCCTTGTAACGGTAGGGGTTTCAGAAGGGCTTGATTGTGCTTTAAGAGCGATAATCGATCCTTTTGACGAAGTCATAATCCATCAGCCTTCTTATGTGTCTTATGTTCCTTTGGTGGTTCTTGCCTATGGCGTGCCTGTCATTGTTGAAACATTAGAAAAAGACGGATTTCAACTTGATCCAGTTGCGGTCGAAAAAAAAATTACCCCAAAAACCAAAGCAATTATTCTAAACTTCCCCACGAACCCTACAGGAAGCATTGAAAATGAAGAGAAACTGCAAGCCATTGCTCAATTAGCTTGTAAGCATAATCTTTATGTAATCAGTGATGAAATTTATGCGGAACTGATGTATGAAGGCACGCATCGTTCGATAGTCGCTCTTGATAGAATGAAAGAAAGGAGCCTTTTTCTACATGGGTTTTCTAAGGCGTTCTCTATGACAGGTTTTAGGATAGGGTATGCCTGTGGCCCAAAGGAGTGGATTGAGGCGATGATGAAAATTCATCAATATTCGATTCTCTGTGCTTCTTCCATAGCCCAGCAAGCAGCTATAGAAGCCTTATTGCATGGAAAGAAAGATATGGAACAAATGGTTGAAGAATATAGATTGCGTCGGAACTTTCTGTGGAAACATCTTTCTTCCTTAGGTCTTGTCGGGAATCTGCCCAAGGGGACCTTTTACTATTTTCCTTCGATTCGACATTTTGGATTGTCATCAAAAGAATTTTGTTATCGACTGCTCCAGGAGGGAGGAGTGGCACTGGTTCCTGGTTCTGCTTTTGGACAGGGGGGAGAAGGATATGTGAGATGTAGTTTTGCCACCCGTTTTGAAGATCTCGAAATAGCTGTCCGAAGAATCGAAAGTTGGTTAAAAAAAATTGAAAAAGAAGGGAAGAAACAATAA
- a CDS encoding acetolactate synthase, with translation MGIQTTQDRQPEKISQFTVFMENKAGRLLELVRLLESHEIHIIGFTILDTSEASTIRLVVDDPQNARKILAENGISYTECSLIALELPQSAEDLRKVLTVLLQAEINIYFSYPFLTRPYGKAVLALRVEDEELAISVLLRNNYRVLFQKDISR, from the coding sequence GTGGGTATTCAGACAACGCAAGATAGGCAGCCGGAAAAAATTAGCCAATTTACCGTTTTCATGGAGAATAAAGCGGGAAGACTTTTAGAGTTAGTGCGTCTTTTGGAAAGTCATGAAATCCACATCATAGGTTTTACTATTTTAGACACCTCTGAAGCCTCCACCATTCGATTGGTGGTTGATGACCCTCAAAATGCTAGAAAGATTCTTGCTGAAAATGGAATATCTTATACGGAATGCTCTCTCATTGCCTTGGAGCTTCCGCAATCAGCTGAAGATCTAAGAAAAGTCCTTACAGTGCTGCTTCAAGCTGAAATCAATATTTATTTTAGCTATCCTTTCCTGACAAGACCCTATGGGAAAGCGGTATTGGCACTTAGGGTTGAAGATGAAGAATTAGCCATATCCGTACTTTTAAGAAACAATTATCGGGTGCTCTTTCAAAAAGATATTAGCAGGTAG
- a CDS encoding RNA-guided endonuclease InsQ/TnpB family protein, protein MERVRILSLKGISRRLQALIRDGQAESARVWTLCRDMHLAARQKNQPWPGKREFHEATRGGKFALHSQSVQQVFRAFDAAVQSTRENRKAGCREIRYPYKDKRFYPLMWPAQAMCLEEKRIVLPMGRGRHSLVLPRPAWLESPRACKIVWNGVHDELHVSIPETGGPPDTTAPAEKHATVDLGQIHQAAVVTNTGEALVVSGRGIRSLKRLHSKQLGEIQKKRANCQKGSRRWRKLGRTRAKLTLRHKRRVRDLRHKGTRAVVDFCEDRGIEALFVGNPDGVRRKHAGRHHNQRMSQWEYGKDIQYLEQKSEQDRIACFTGSERGTSSRCPVCGHRHKPKGRIWRCKTCGFEGHRDIVGAVNMHPIAFGQGVPFPQRITYLRLGNLRRSSSPDTGQRCLAESQASSTTPETARVPSGSSPRLAICG, encoded by the coding sequence ATGGAACGGGTACGCATCCTGTCTCTCAAGGGAATTTCCAGGCGTTTGCAAGCCCTCATCCGGGATGGGCAGGCGGAGTCTGCTCGCGTCTGGACCCTGTGCCGGGACATGCACCTTGCGGCCAGACAGAAAAACCAACCTTGGCCTGGCAAAAGGGAGTTTCACGAAGCCACCAGAGGTGGCAAATTCGCCCTGCACTCCCAAAGTGTTCAGCAGGTGTTCCGGGCATTTGACGCGGCGGTACAGTCAACCCGTGAGAATCGCAAAGCTGGATGCCGGGAAATCCGCTATCCATACAAGGACAAACGCTTTTACCCGCTGATGTGGCCGGCCCAGGCCATGTGTCTGGAAGAGAAGCGCATCGTGCTCCCGATGGGGCGCGGGCGTCACTCTTTGGTGCTTCCTCGTCCAGCGTGGCTGGAAAGTCCTCGCGCCTGCAAAATCGTCTGGAATGGTGTTCACGACGAACTGCATGTCAGCATACCGGAGACTGGTGGACCGCCGGATACCACAGCGCCCGCCGAAAAACACGCCACGGTGGACCTTGGACAAATCCACCAAGCCGCAGTCGTCACGAATACCGGCGAAGCGCTGGTGGTATCCGGCAGAGGCATCCGTTCCCTCAAGCGGTTGCACAGCAAACAACTGGGCGAAATCCAGAAAAAGCGAGCCAACTGCCAAAAAGGCTCGCGGCGCTGGCGCAAGCTCGGACGGACACGTGCGAAGCTCACCCTGCGCCATAAACGCCGCGTCCGCGACCTGCGCCACAAAGGCACCCGGGCGGTGGTGGACTTCTGCGAGGACCGTGGCATCGAAGCCCTTTTTGTCGGAAACCCGGACGGGGTTCGCCGCAAGCATGCTGGACGCCACCACAATCAGCGTATGAGCCAGTGGGAGTACGGCAAGGATATCCAGTATCTGGAACAAAAGTCGGAACAAGACCGCATCGCGTGCTTCACCGGGAGCGAAAGAGGTACGTCCAGCCGGTGTCCCGTATGCGGCCATCGCCACAAGCCCAAAGGGCGGATCTGGCGATGCAAAACCTGTGGATTTGAAGGCCACAGGGATATCGTGGGCGCTGTAAACATGCACCCCATCGCCTTCGGTCAAGGAGTGCCGTTCCCTCAACGCATCACGTATCTACGTCTGGGGAATCTCCGGCGTAGTAGTAGCCCGGACACGGGCCAACGTTGTCTAGCCGAATCGCAAGCGTCAAGCACCACGCCGGAGACGGCGCGGGTTCCCTCCGGGAGCAGCCCACGGCTTGCGATATGTGGTTAG
- a CDS encoding ribose-phosphate diphosphokinase, with amino-acid sequence MNDEYKLLKIFSGRANPALATKIAQYVGIPLGQATISSFPDGETFVKFNENIRGRDVFIVQPTCPPTNHNLMELLIMIDAAKRASAARVTAVIPFYGYARQDRKDQPRVSITAKLVANLLVAAGANRVLAMDLHAQQIQGFFDIPVDHLTAVPVFYKFLEANNLLDLVVVSPDVGGIKMASTYAQLLGKGLTLVVKKRVDAYHTEADFVVGDVEGKDVLIVDDLTETAGTVVSAATILKKMGARRIYAGISHAVLNQIGIGRLRSSHLEELITTNSVPVPVVEGVRVTVLDVAPLLGEAIKRIHTGMSVTSLFEVDGKKINL; translated from the coding sequence ATGAATGACGAATATAAATTATTAAAAATATTTTCTGGCAGAGCGAATCCGGCTCTGGCAACAAAAATTGCTCAGTATGTCGGCATACCTCTTGGGCAAGCAACCATTTCATCATTCCCTGATGGAGAAACCTTTGTAAAATTTAACGAAAATATTCGAGGCAGAGATGTTTTTATTGTGCAGCCTACCTGTCCTCCGACTAATCATAATCTAATGGAATTATTGATTATGATTGATGCTGCCAAAAGAGCAAGTGCAGCAAGAGTTACAGCCGTAATTCCTTTTTATGGTTATGCCCGGCAAGATCGGAAAGATCAGCCAAGAGTATCTATAACGGCTAAACTGGTTGCGAACCTCCTCGTAGCCGCTGGAGCCAACAGAGTGCTGGCAATGGATCTTCATGCCCAACAAATTCAAGGTTTTTTTGACATTCCCGTAGATCATCTTACAGCTGTTCCTGTTTTTTATAAGTTTCTTGAGGCAAACAATCTACTCGATCTTGTTGTTGTCTCTCCAGATGTAGGAGGGATAAAAATGGCCTCTACCTATGCTCAATTGTTGGGGAAAGGGCTTACTTTAGTGGTTAAGAAGAGGGTGGATGCCTATCATACGGAAGCGGATTTCGTTGTTGGTGATGTGGAAGGAAAGGATGTATTGATTGTCGATGATTTAACAGAAACGGCTGGAACTGTAGTTTCTGCGGCAACGATTTTAAAAAAAATGGGAGCCAGAAGGATTTATGCTGGAATTTCTCATGCCGTTCTTAATCAGATTGGTATAGGCAGGCTGAGAAGTTCACATCTTGAAGAATTAATTACTACTAACAGCGTTCCCGTTCCTGTAGTTGAAGGAGTTCGGGTAACGGTGTTAGATGTTGCCCCCCTTTTGGGAGAAGCCATTAAAAGAATTCATACAGGGATGTCCGTAACCTCTCTATTCGAGGTTGACGGAAAGAAAATTAATCTTTAA
- a CDS encoding Lrp/AsnC family transcriptional regulator — protein MHNFLKANPQLIGDIVRLLEKNARLSLSDIASALGISVEETAALLKELEKEKFILAYKTIFDPEKIQKNRVRAVIEVKITPERGGGFDKLSKRIAGFEEVTSCFLMSGGYDLLVFLEGESLKEVALFVSEKLATLPGVISTATHFMLKTYKEQGIIFSTPSHFRLPVSP, from the coding sequence GTGCATAACTTTTTGAAAGCTAATCCTCAATTAATTGGCGATATCGTTAGACTGTTAGAAAAAAATGCTCGTCTTTCCCTATCGGATATAGCTTCGGCGTTAGGAATATCCGTTGAGGAAACGGCAGCTCTTTTGAAAGAGCTGGAAAAAGAGAAGTTCATTTTGGCGTATAAGACCATCTTTGATCCAGAAAAAATACAGAAAAACAGAGTACGTGCCGTCATTGAAGTCAAAATTACTCCTGAGCGAGGAGGTGGTTTTGATAAGCTATCCAAGCGAATAGCCGGTTTTGAAGAGGTTACTTCTTGTTTCTTAATGAGTGGGGGCTATGATCTACTTGTTTTCCTAGAAGGAGAAAGTCTCAAAGAGGTTGCTCTTTTTGTTTCAGAAAAATTGGCTACGCTACCTGGGGTTATTTCTACAGCAACTCATTTTATGCTAAAAACTTACAAAGAACAAGGAATCATTTTTTCTACTCCATCCCATTTTCGTCTGCCTGTAAGTCCGTAA
- a CDS encoding KpsF/GutQ family sugar-phosphate isomerase, translating to MNLISLAKKVFDLEMDALRSVQKQLDSSFEQTIEVLERTILANRKIVITGVGKSGHIGRKIAATLTSTGAPSVVLDAVNAFHGDLGMVNKGDAVIALSYSGETEEILRLIPHLKRIATSLVSITGNENSTLAKNSDLILNVRVSREACPLNLAPTSSTTAMLVLGDAIAMVLLEKRGFKKEDFARFHPGGTLGRNLLLKVGDIMRPLPQIVVLEAEAKVKEALKLWNIKRAGAVVVVDSERKVIGIFTHGDFVRNYELNPKIGEVSLGNVMTKNPVTVRVDKLAVEVLNVFEHNKIEDLIVVDEAYKVVGLIDSQDLAIHRLL from the coding sequence ATGAATTTGATTAGTTTAGCGAAAAAAGTTTTTGATCTAGAAATGGACGCTCTGCGTTCTGTTCAAAAACAGCTAGACTCTTCTTTTGAACAAACCATTGAGGTTTTGGAAAGAACGATCTTAGCTAATAGAAAAATTGTCATTACCGGAGTTGGAAAATCAGGCCATATTGGTAGAAAAATAGCAGCTACTTTAACAAGCACTGGAGCCCCAAGCGTGGTGCTTGATGCTGTTAATGCGTTCCATGGAGACTTGGGAATGGTTAATAAGGGAGATGCTGTTATTGCATTAAGTTATAGTGGAGAAACGGAAGAAATTCTTAGGCTTATCCCTCATTTAAAAAGAATTGCAACCTCTTTGGTTTCCATTACTGGCAATGAAAATTCGACATTAGCGAAAAATTCTGATCTTATTTTGAATGTTAGGGTCAGTAGGGAAGCTTGCCCTTTGAACTTAGCTCCTACCTCGAGTACCACAGCAATGCTGGTTTTAGGGGATGCAATAGCTATGGTGTTACTTGAAAAACGAGGATTTAAAAAAGAGGATTTTGCCCGCTTTCATCCTGGAGGAACACTGGGTAGGAATTTACTCTTAAAGGTAGGGGATATAATGCGTCCTTTGCCTCAAATTGTAGTTCTCGAAGCGGAGGCGAAAGTAAAAGAGGCTCTGAAGCTGTGGAATATAAAAAGAGCGGGAGCTGTGGTGGTGGTAGATTCAGAGAGAAAAGTCATTGGGATCTTTACCCATGGAGATTTCGTAAGGAATTACGAGCTGAATCCCAAAATTGGCGAAGTATCATTAGGAAATGTGATGACCAAAAATCCAGTAACAGTGCGAGTCGATAAACTTGCAGTTGAAGTTCTTAATGTTTTTGAACACAATAAAATAGAAGATTTAATTGTTGTGGATGAAGCTTACAAAGTGGTAGGTTTAATAGATTCTCAGGATTTAGCGATCCATCGATTGTTATAA
- a CDS encoding cupin domain-containing protein, protein MKNHFFVKQLNAEEFFVAQDGSLLNELFHPDKIGLSLPFSIAYGKLEPRESTKPHSLSQPEIYLFISGEGIFKTNNQRSYPVKALSLVYVPPGFIQWIENTAESPLCFFCIVSPPWKAEWEKEESV, encoded by the coding sequence ATGAAAAATCATTTCTTTGTCAAACAGCTCAATGCTGAAGAATTTTTTGTTGCCCAAGACGGCTCTTTATTGAATGAACTGTTTCATCCTGACAAAATAGGATTAAGTCTGCCTTTCTCTATTGCCTACGGGAAATTAGAGCCGAGGGAATCAACAAAGCCTCATAGCCTCAGCCAACCAGAAATCTACCTTTTTATAAGTGGAGAAGGGATTTTTAAGACAAACAATCAGAGGAGTTATCCAGTAAAAGCTTTAAGTCTTGTTTATGTTCCTCCTGGCTTCATTCAATGGATAGAAAATACAGCAGAGAGCCCTCTTTGTTTTTTTTGTATTGTTAGTCCCCCTTGGAAAGCGGAGTGGGAAAAAGAAGAAAGTGTGTGA